The Plasmodium vinckei vinckei genome assembly, chromosome: PVVCY_14 genome window below encodes:
- a CDS encoding rhoptry neck protein 3, putative translates to MKNHWFYIIYFYLFLNVFSRCNGFQNKSMQSFPCDTNENRIGVTFNNKVVQGQHKIKINDGSNSEGYSFLSLKAVSIFNRFYIMRLTNSVLSRSMFSKDHFYRNVALYESLSRTNYFLYPIVLNDKNLKKIMSLMDAAHFSKNKYETFKKRLISTFNYPDFELDDVVKNEMDQALAIYNKTRNDSYWNVVDALKSDGMLLAKTFISASFAHSVSGVVGVVNHELLNICFSNAYFINHIAPLDKFVMKNTFGSIISYVFRSYLIYFYPLIAPFRGAFSFILSSICLMQFGKIVHMIYKNLKKLYRISRRKFYYAILKLNLLNQPETQLYAMKLLYGDALVLVSKIWKLSYVNVNDHLKGEEINPVLNNLFEKNLGTGFFDFSESLFKYVVKSLNEMNILTNEGADFENENELKSETIMKVLSLLTVTRRALYYEETYMRIVVARILAKFYTVMLVNINEISKIHPKEYFNTDIESKYMNLYQNQVNATNLHQIFSDITTKPFIKKNLRKINRGSIEFTMSLLKIRFFHYKSSLKHPYSSFYFDEKLKKHLNNAMRLIISGSNSIIGNLVKYGDRFNILKDCPIDLATKLGRTCDDDDFEIKKLLFPLNIFINLLIPLYMKPNDILISDKIIPDILNFFDVMIDYKDLYLYKYLAGVVDFIFKHEKIEATNIDYHAEINKLITKEIHIVIEEVNNEKIKSLKFHTYSIKKNDVFLHNTDGKLFKFTFDKENDKQKFSNLLQMIDYRDPLEYQSPYVDFKPLISNSGTLAIQNHYQKFEGKINICHMCLSEDDDVLVVNLIYHILWSSGLDKFSAFVFSSLIGAVKQMYHKASPWNKALVDMVPTEFYHVHSIFMNKNSHIKNKSQNAFIKRIKHYGFHFNKYTFQSMFKTLLSNVLVRVNFFDIEQATSMISMSLIYSIYSNIQRYELPLEETFKLHQQKIIESYYKVDKYSQHYDSHTIEMINDAKKNKKIDMEENGIILPANNNSNNNNNNNNNSTSINSEVTETDSTTDDKKPEEEIELSLNDDIIKHTKYLKLELESKDNVRDEIINQMIEKHGRLPNYEMYPNLPAQCFFLLYYDFTPFIENNLMGIENVKNTLKNTTLGMEHVINSDKIQNETTKFASINQKDLLNILCGTHLFFKKEDITLNDMLKYENSDIAVKHLLIYLSLLRIEKRNNRLSWKRYLTLEKYLDRRRKFYNTPLKYLRLKLLNYKRTLSRLRRKTQKFMGIILKKKNLLKSLTPETNFELIQNAEIFNKRYPLVYIRFEDVLTHSNVFHKFKYTLLKYVSNKETIRNMINNFKLAPDTSVNNDKILKRIFKIFNLIIYHKFNIDLRNISNNQQHVKTDAINVNKSKYILNFVKLPLEVENYLNQLVGFLKLLTDMKFTNFLFLKNFYMFIKFYAVTGDFDFAAKNSLIYIVSKNYLNFIINSMLEFESFKSFIKSFNNVNTHIKKMPLNYMNFKAKCYTIDGHNTYDITIDDREKVDKISKIMEYNIDSFYKDYLLLDLLYDDIKFVDISPYYEKIKDAKQNGTKSKLNKFLPGPKNASKNMSFDDINMLNDSIQNYMYLEKFLENANIPLIPFSNFSYSSDGIIAKVYFKTKATTAPFYKDNIIDLFNQVGKSFVSNYDQKVKCSFVNYPFNLYYWLILNPERPNIETINKTGLVKEEDLAPQSDEEKEKEKLRNDENLVKDILFNQIVNKIDNDNDNDNISNASTSIRSFKSQSDIDSEYDNISTSELSDNISLSDNANDIKSNSSTQDDSSSDYYLSAQDSSESGTESIYGDSISVADSGSNTNANNNQSNNNNNNNANYDTNKNVQKHDELLYQKYSNEYADQDKNENESQITTLDKAKTNTPTSFIQKSIIEPFVFDSLMITEKINSATKEKFGKFSRPYNIYIPKKDIFRNFHLVIKVVHSLISLNKFSIVNPNEILKKGIMTLTNNNDFTKSQKMNPLINTMLLDINDIIQKLKLSSEKKYDSPNIDILDIYNIIEFNLFNKYIVYPPLKRLSEDELKYILDVIDQGYFDHFMEIVSKLKDANINQMKVSNMLNRIQEYQPFFEGNSIDEFYQVIVDSLNCKDIKCFNFLFNDFIIKMYNHNVLKVVHNYDMILPMKEIINDQFGSIDDILTKMINSYALYKKNDTPIIKIDANENTSSSFKLSYSELLVAALNIPKHMDKWLSLYTLFNIRHIYLNVGYMLCGMKYTIKRRFRIFAHKYKIFGWLRSSKKQQLYIP, encoded by the exons ATGAAAAATCATtggttttatattatatacttttatttatttttaaacgTATTTTCACGTTGCAATGGATtccaaaataaaagtatgCAATCCTTCCCCTGCGATACAAATGAAAATCGTATAG GGGTAACTTTTAACAATAAAGTCGTTCAAGGCCaacataaaattaaaataaatgatggATCAAATAGTGAAGGATACTCATTTTTGTCTTTAAAGGCAGTTTCGATATTTAATCGATTTTATATCATGAGATTGACTAATAGTGTACTCAGTAGATCGATGTTTTCAA aGGATCATTTTTATCGCAATGTGGCTCTATACGAATCACTATCTAGAactaattattttttatatccaattgttttaaatgataaaaacctaaaaaaaataatgtctTTAATGGATGCAGCACATTTCTCAA agAACAAATATGAAACCTTTAAGAAACGATTAATATCAACGTTTAATTACCCAGATTTCGAATTGGATGATGttgttaaaaatgaaatggaCCAGGCCTTAGCaatatacaataaaacAAGAA ACGACTCATATTGGAATGTAGTTGATGCATTAAAATCCGATGGAATGTTATTGGCTAAAACCTTTATATCAGCTTCGTTTGCTCACAGTGTTAGTGGTGTTGTTGGAGTTGTAAACcatgaattattaaatatctGCTTTTCTAAtgcttattttataaatcatATTGCACCTTTAGATAAATTtgtaatgaaaaatacTTTTGGATCAATAATATCATATGTATTTAGATCATATCTTATATACTTTTATCCTTTAATTGCACCTTTCCGTGGGgccttttcttttattttatcatcaaTATGTCTTATGCAATTTGGAAAAATTGTTCATATGATATACAAAAACCTCAAAAAATTGTACAGAATATCACgaagaaaattttattatgcaATTTTGAAAT TAAACCTATTAAATCAACCAGAAACCCAATTATATGCTATGAAGCTTTTATATGGAGATGCATTAGTTTTAGTTTCAAAAATTTGGAAATTGTCCTACGTCAATGTCAATGATCATCTTAAAGGAGAAGAAATTAATCcagttttaaataatttatttgaaaaaaacttGGGTACTGGTTTCTTTGATTTCAGTgaatcattatttaaatatgttgTTAAATCCTTAAAcgaaatgaatatattaacg aatGAGGGTGCTGATTTTGAAAAcgaaaatgaattaaaaagtgAAACAATTATGAAAGTTTTGTCCTTACTCACAGTTACAAGAAGAGCACTTTACTATGAAGAAACGTATATGAGAATAGTTGTTGCACGTATATTAGCAAAATTTTATACAGTAATGttagtaaatataaatgaaattagTAAGATACATCctaaagaatattttaatacagATATAGAGTCAAAGtatatgaatttatatcaaaatCAGGTAAATGCAACGAATTTACACCAAATATTTTCTGATATAACAACAAAgccatttattaaaaaaaatttaagaaaaataaatagagGTTCTATCGAATTTACAATGTCTCTTCTCAAGATAAGATTTTTTCACTACAAGTCTTCTTTAAAACATCCATATTcaagtttttattttgatgaaaaattgaaaaaacatttaaataatgctATGAGATTAATCATTTCTGGCTCTAATAGTATTATTGGAAATTTAGTTAAATATGGAGACCGATTTAATATTCTTAAAGATTGTCCTATTGATCTTGCAACAAAATTGGGTAGAACATGTGATGACGATGAttttgaaattaaaaaattattattccctcttaatatttttattaatttattaattcctttatatatgaaacCCAAcgatatattaataagcGATAAGATAATACCTGATATATTGAACTTTTTTGATGTTATGATAGACTACAaagatttatatttatataaatatttagcAGGTGTTGTTgacttcatttttaaacatGAAAAAATCGAAGCTACAAATATTGATTATCATGccgaaataaataaattaattacaAAAGAAATTCATATTGTAATTGAAGAAGTGAATaacgaaaaaattaaatcttTAAAATTCCATACATActcaattaaaaaaaatgatgtaTTCTTACATAATACAGATGgaaaattgtttaaatttacatttgataaagaaaatgataaacaaaaattttcaaatcTATTACAAATGATTGATTATAGAGATCCATTGGAATATCAATCACCATATGTTGATTTTAAACCTTTAATAAGTAATAGTGGAACTTTAGCAATACAAAATCATTATCAAAAATTTgaaggaaaaataaatatttgccATATGTGTTTGAGCGAGGATGATGATGTTTTAGTtgttaatttaatttatcacATTTTATGGTCATCCGGATTAGATAAATTCAGCGCTTTTGTG TTCTCTTCATTAATCGGAGCAGTCAAGCAAATGTATCATAAAGCTTCACCATGGAATAAGGCTCTTGTTGATATGGTACCGACAGAATTTTACCATGTCCATagtatatttatgaataaaaattctcatataaaaaataaatctcAAAACGCGTTTATAAAACGTATTAAACATTATGGATTCCATTTTAACAAATATACATTTCAAAGCATGTTCAAAACACTTTTAAGCAATGTTTTAGTTCGTGTAAACTTTTTCGATATAGAACAAGCTACTAGCATGATATCTATGTCTTTAATTTATTCtatttattcaaatattCAACGATATGAATTACCATTAGAGGAAACATTTAAATTGCATCAACAAAAAATCATAGAATCTTATTACAAAGTGGATAAATATTCTCAACATTATGATTCACACACAATTGAAATGATTAATGACgctaaaaaaaacaagaaAATCGATATGGAAGAAAATGGTATAATACTTCCTGCCAATAACAAcagcaataataataataataataataacaatagtACATCTATCAATTCAGAAGTAACAGAGACAGACAGCACAACTGACGACAAAAAACCTGAAGAAGAAATTGAACTTTCTCTAAATGATGACATTATCAAACATACAAAATACCTAAAATTAGAATTAGAATCAAAAGATAACGTAAGggatgaaataataaaccaAATGATAGAAAAACACGGAAGATTGCCAAATTATGAAATGTACCCTAATTTACCAGCACAATGCTTCTTTTTGTTATACTATGATTTTACACcatttatagaaaataatttaatggGTATAGAGAatgttaaaaatacattaaaaaatactacACTTGGAATGGAGCATGTTATTAATTCTgataaaatacaaaatgagACAACAAAATTTGCATCAATTAATCAAAAAGATCTACTAAATATCCTCTGTGGTAcccatttattttttaaaaaagaagacaTTACATTAAATGACATGcttaaatatgaaaattcgGATATAGCTGTGaaacatttattaatatatttatcattattgagaattgaaaaaagaaataatcgTCTTTCATGGAAAAGATATTTAACATTAGAAAAATACCTAGATCgaagaagaaaattttataatactccattaaaatatcttcgtctaaaattattaaattataaaagaacATTATCTCGTCTTAGAAGAAAAACACAAAAATTTATGGGAATtattcttaaaaaaaagaatttattaaaatcgTTAACACCTGAAACTAATTTTGAATTAATCCAAAATGctgaaatatttaataaaagataTCCATTGGTATATATTAGATTTGAAGATGTTTTAACACATTCTAATGTCtttcataaatttaaatatacattacTCAAATATGtttcaaataaagaaaCTATTAGAAATATGATTAATAATTTCAAACTTGCTCCAGACACATCTGTTAAcaatgataaaattttgaagcgaatttttaaaatatttaatttaataatttatcataaatttaatatagatTTACGTAATATTAGTAATAATCAACAACATGTTAAGACAGATGCTAtcaatgtaaataaaagtaaatatatattaaacttTGTAAAATTGCCTCTAGAAgttgaaaattatttgaatcaATTAGTAGgatttttaaaacttttaACTGATATGAAATTTacaaactttttatttttgaaaaatttttatatgtttattaaattttatgcaGTAACAGGAGATTTTGACTTTGCAGCTAAAAATtcacttatatatatagtcaGCAAAAATTACTTAaatttcattataaatTCAATGTTGGAGTTTGAAAGTTTCAAATCGTTTATTAAAAGCTTTAATAATGTTAATactcatataaaaaaaatgcctttaaattatatgaactTTAAAGCTAAATGTTATACTATTGATGGACATAACACTTATGATATAACTATAGATGATAGGGAAAAAGTAGACAAAATATCTAAAATTATGGAGTATAATATAGACAGCTTTTATAaagattatttattattagatTTACTTTATGATgatattaaatttgtaGACATAAGTccatattatgaaaaaattaaagatgCAAAACAAAATGGTACAAAGAGcaaattaaacaaatttttgCCTGGACCCAAAAATGCTTCTAAAAATATGTCCTttgatgatataaatatgttaaatGATTcgatacaaaattatatgtatttagaAAAGTTTTTAGAAAATGCAAACATTCCTTTAATTCCATTTAgtaatttttcttattcTTCCGATGGTATTATTGCCaaagtatattttaaaacaaaagcTACAACAGCACCTTTTTATAAAGACAATATtattgatttatttaatcAAGTAGGAAAATCATTTGTTAGTAATTATGATCAAAAAGTTAAATGTTCTTTTGTCAATTAtccttttaatttatattactgGTTAATTTTAAATCCTGAACGACCCAATATTGAAACTATCAATAAAACCGGTCTAGTAAAAGAAGAAGATTTAGCACCTCAATCagatgaagaaaaagagaaagaaaaattacgtaatgatgaaaatcttgttaaagatatattatttaatcaaattgtaaataaaattgataatgataatgataatgataatatatcaaatgCATCAACATCGATAAGAAGTTTTAAATCTCAAAGCGATATCGATTCAGAATATGACAATATTAGTACTTCTGAACTATCCGATAATATAAGCCTTTCAGATAATGCTAACGATATAAAATCAAATTCAAGTACACAAGACGACTCATCGAgtgattattatttaagtGCACAAGACTCAAGTGAAAGTGGAACTGAAAGTATCTATGGTGATTCAATTTCAGTTGCTGATTCAGGTTCCAATACAAATGCAAACAATAATCAATCGAATAacaataacaataataatgctAACTATGATACGAACAAAAATGTTCAAAAACATGATGAGCTATTATACCAAAAATATAGTAATGAATATGCTGATCaggataaaaatgaaaatgaaagcCAAATTACCACCTTAGATAAAGCAAAAACAAACACTCCAACTAGTTTCATTCAAAAAAGTATTATAGAACCATTTGTTTTCGATTCATTAATGATaactgaaaaaataaattcagCTACTAAAGAGAAATTTGGAAAATTTAGTAGAccttataatatatatattcctaAGAAAGACATATTCagaaattttcatttagtAATTAAAGTAGTACATAGtttaatttcattaaataaattttctatTGTTAATCCAAATGAAATTCTTAAAAAAGGTATAATGACACttacaaataataacgATTTTACTAAAAGCCAAAAAATGAACCCACTCATTAATACTATGCTTCttgatataaatgatatcatacaaaaattaaaattatctagtgaaaaaaaatatgattcacccaatattgatatattagatatatataatataattgaatttaatttatttaataagtATATTGTTTATCCACCTTTGAAGAGATTAAGTGAAGATGAActtaaatacattttagATGTCATAGACCAAGGATATTTTGACCATTTTATGGAAATTGTATCTAAATTAAAAGATGCAAATATCAATCAAATGAAAGTTAGTAATATGTTAAATCGTATTCAAGAATATCAACCTTTCTTTGAGGGAAATAGTATAGACGAATTTTATCAAGTTATTGTAGATTCTCTAAATTgtaaagatataaaatgCTTTAATTTCCTTTTCAATGactttattataaaaatgtataatcaTAATGTTTTGAAAGTTGTACACAATTATGATATGATTCTGCCTatgaaagaaataattaatgaTCAATTTGGATCTATAGATGATATTCTTAccaaaatgataaattcATATGcattgtataaaaaaaatgatactccaattattaaaatcgatgcaaatgaaaatacaaGTTCAAGTTTCAAATTAAGTTATTCAGAATTATTAGTTGCTGCATTAAATATACCAAAACATATGGACAAATGGCtatcattatatacattatttaatataagacatatatatttaaatgtcGGATATATGCTATGTGGTATGAAATATACCATCAAAAGAAGATTTAGAATTTTCgcacataaatataaaattttcggATGGTTAAGATCATcaaaaaaacaacaatTATACATTCCATAA